The DNA sequence TCTGTTCGCAGGTTCCGAAGGCGCGGACGAACTGACCACCTACGTCGACGCTTTCAAGGCCAGCTGGCTGTATGAAGAGCTGTTCGCCAGTCGCAACTTCGGTGCCGCGATCCATAAGTACGGCGCCATCATCGGGGGCGGCTTCAACTGGCTCGACCAGAACATCTTCGGCGGCAAGCTGCCGTTCACCCTGCATGACAACAAGCCCGACTATGCCTGTCTGAAACTGGCGGCCGATTGCAAGAAGATCGACTACCCGAAACCTGACGGCAAGATCAGCTTCGACAAGCTCAGCTCGGTGTTCATCTCCGGTACCAACCACGAAGAAGAACAGCCCTGCCACCTGAAGCTGACCGACCCGAGCATCCCGATCAGCAAGAACCTGCCGTTGTACGACGAACCGGCCCAACGCTACTGCCCGGCCGGCGTGTATGAAGTGGTCACCAAGGAAGACGGCGAGAAGCGCTTCCAGATCAACGCCCAGAACTGCGTTCACTGCAAGACCTGCGACATCAAGGACCCTGCACAGAACATCACCTGGGTTTCGCCGGAAGGCGCCGGTGGGCCGACTTACCCGAACATGTAAGCCGATTCGCTGAACATCAAGGCTCCCGCAATGGGGGCCTTTTTGTTGCCTGCAATTCAAGAGACACAACAGTCCGCATGTGGGAGCGAGCTTGCTCGCGATAGCGATTTATCATTCAACATCAACGTCGACTGATTTACCGCTATCGCGAGCAAGCTCGCTCCCACAGGGAACCTCGCGGGATCAGGCGGCGCGCTCTTCCCCGGGGTTGCGCTCGAAGTAGCGTTTGTACTCCCGGCTGAACTGCGACGAACTCTGATACCCCACTTGATGCGCGACCTGGGCCACGCCCAAGCCTTCGCTGAGCAGCAGTCGCTGAGCCTTGAGCAGACGCAAGCGCTTGAGGTACTGCACGGGCGACAACAACGTGCTGCGCTTGAAATGCTCATGGAAGGTCGAGGCGCTCATGTTCGCGCAACTGGCCAGCGTCTCGACGTTCAGCGGCTCGGTGAAGTGTGCATGCAGATGGCTCAGGGCCGCGGCAATCCGGGCGAACTGCCCTTGCTGCTCCACCAGCGCCCGCAGCACATCGGCCTGGGGCCCGCGCAAGGCGGCGAAGAGTAGTTCGCGCAACCGCGCCTGGCCCATGACCTGGCACTCCAGCGGGTCGTGCAAGCACTGCAACAGACGCTCGACGCATCCGCGCATGGCGCCATCGAGCACGGCACTGGTCATGGACTCCGGCGTCTGGGCCGCGAGGCTTCGCCCCGGCATCAACCCCATTGCCAGCACCAGCTCGCCCAACAGCACCCGATCGATCGCAACGGATATCCCGAGCAGCGGAGCATCGGGCATGGCATAGGTTTCGCACTCGAACGGCACCGGCAACGCCTGGATCAGGTAATGCCCAGCGCCGTACTCCAGCGTACGCGGCCCCAGGTACGCCAGTTTGCTGCCCTGGGCAATGATCACCAGGCTCGGCTCGTAGAGCTGCGGGCCACGGGCAATGTCCTGGCTGCACCGCAGCACTTGCACGCCAGGCAACCGTGTAGGAATAAAGCCGTCACGGGTCGCCAGGGGTTCGATCAGCGAAACCAGCGCCGCGTTGGCATCGAGATGACGGGTCAGAAACATGGGAAAAACTTCACGGAAAAAGGGATGGAAACATCATCGCAGGTCTAGCGTCACATAGAACCAATCCACGGCCAAGGTCGGAGGATTAGGCATGACACCCGTAGGAATCACCATCGCCGAATGCCGCCATGGCTACCAGAATAGATCGCCTCACCACTGTTCACTGCTTAGCGAGGTCCATTATGTACACCGCCATCGGATACGCCGCTCAATCGCCCACCGCCCCCCTCGCCCCCATGAAGTTCGAGCGGCGCAGCCCGCAGGCCGACGATGTGGCGATCGACATTCTTTACTGCGGCGTCTGCCACTCCGACATTCACCAGGCTCGCAACGAATGGGGCATCGCTGTCTACCCGCTGATGCCGGGCCATGAGATCGTCGGCAAGGTCACCGCCGTCGGCGCGGACGTCACGCGCTATAAGGTCGGCGACCTGGTGGGCGTTGGCTGCATGGTCGACTCCTGCCGCGAGTGCGAAGCTTGCCACGCCAACCTGGAACAATACTGTTTCGAAGGCATGACCCAGACCTACGCCAGCCCGGACCGTATCAGCGGCGGCCACACCATGGGCGGTTACTCCAACAGCATCGTGGTCAACGAGCACTTTGTGCTGCGTATCCCGCAAGGCCTCGACCCAGCCAGCGCCGCGCCGATTCTCTGTGCCGGCATCACCACCTACTCGCCCCTCAAGCATTACGGCGTGAAGGCCGGCGACAAGGTCGGCGTGCTGGGCATGGGCGGTCTCGGTCACATGGGCATCAAGTTCGCCAAGGCCATGGGCGCGGAGGTGACGCTGTTCACCCGCTCGGCCAGCAAGGCTGACGAGGCCCGTCGCCAGGGCGCCGACCATGTGATCGTGTCCACCGACGCCGAGCAGATGGCCGCTGCCGCAGGGCGCTTCAACTTCCTGCTGGACACCATTCCGGTGCAACACGACCTCAACCCCTACCTCAACACGTTGCATTTCGATGGTGTACACATCCTGGTGGGCCTGGTCGAGCCGATCGATCCACCGGTCCATGCGGCCAACTTGATCTTGGGTCGTCGCGTCCTGGCCGGCTCGTTGATCGGCGGTATCGCAGAAACCCAGGAAGTGCTGGATTTCTGCGCCGAACACAACATCAGCTGCGACATTGAAATGCTCGACATCCGCCAGATCAACGAGGCCTACAGCCGCATGATCGCCGGGGACGTGAAGTACCGCTTTGTCATCGACATGGCGACGCTCAAGGCCTGACCTTCGTCAAACCTTGGCACCCAGTTCCGCCGATAGCCGGGCTGTGACCCCTTTGACCAGGGGAATCAGCTCGGCCATTTTTTCCAGCGGCATATATGGCACGGTGCTAGCGATGCTGATGCCGGCAACGATGCGCTTGCCAGCGTCACGAATCGGCGCCGCCACGCAGCGAATCGACGGTTCGTTGTCTTCCAGGTCGAACGCATAGCCCCCCGCCACATACTCCACCATCCGTTGCTGGAACTGTTCCCAGGATTGCTCTTGGTGCTGGGGCCAGAACTGATTTTTCCCGCCGGCCGGAAGGCTGATTTCGTACAGCCGTTTCCATTGTTCCTGAGCGTCATCGAGCATCAGCGCCTTGCCAATCCCCGTGCGCGCCAACGGCATGCGATGGCCTACGCGCGAGCGCATTTCCGGGCCGTTACGCCCCGGATTCTTCAGCAGGTACAAGACCTCGTCGCCCTCACGAATCGCCAGGTGAACAGTATCCCCGGTCAGCGCCGACAGCTCGTCCAGGTACGGCCCCGCCAGACTGACCAGTGGCAATTCTTCCCGGGCCTGGAAACCCAGCTCGATCAGCTTCGGCCCCAGCAGGTAACCCACTTGCGGCACCACCCGCAGATAACGCTCGTCCACCAGGCAACTGGCCAGGCGATGGGTGGTGCTGCGGGTGGTACCGATCAGCCGAGCGATTTCCTTCAAGTCACGGGCGCCGCTGGCGACCGCCTGCACGACACCCAGGCCGCGCAGCAATGTCTGGGTGCCTGTAGGCGCTGCGTCCTTGGTGGTTTTTGGATCGTCTTGCTGCATAGCCGGCCTTCAACAGTGAGCGGGGGGAACGGGCGGCATTATGGTCGCCCGCCTCGTCGGACTACAACTCGATGCGCTCGACCTTCCCCACCAGCAGGATGTAGGACAGCGCGCCAGCCAACGCCAGAACAGAGATGTAGGTAATGGCCGGGGCAAACGAATCGCCGCTGGCGAGAAAGCCAATGACGATCGGCGTGGCGATGGCAGCCAGGTTACCGATGAAGTTGAACACCCCGCCCGTCAGCCCGAGCAACCGCGCCGGCGCCAGTGTGGAGACCAGTGACCAGGTGATCGACGCCAGGCCGTTGCCGAAGAACGCCAGGGCCAGGAAAGCGATCACCAGCGGTGTCGATTCAACAAAGTTGGCGCCGATGATCGCGGTGGAAATCAACAGGCCGCCAATGATCGGCAGCTTGCGGGCAAACCCCACCGTGGCGCCGCGACGGATCAGCCAGTCGGAGAAGAACCCGGAACACAACACGCCCACGAACGCCGCGAGAAATGGCAGCGACGCCAGCAGGCCAGACTTGATGAAGTCCATACCACGATATTTCACCAAGTAGGTCGGGAACCACGTCAGGAAAAACCACAGCGTGGAGTTGAGGCAGAACTGGCCCAGGTAAATGCCCCACAATTTTCGTTGGGTCAGGACAATACCCAGGTCGGTCCAGCTGAATTTTGCCTTGGCCTTCGCCGTATCGGCCTGGATATCCACCAGCCCGCCGCCTTCGCGGATCAGCTCGATTTCGGCGGCATTGGCGCCTTTGAAGTCCCGCGGCTCGCGATACACCGCGTACCAGATCACCGCCCAGAGAATGCCCACCGCGCCGGTGGCGACAAACACCATGTGCCAACCGAACGCGTGTTGCAGCCACGCCAGTACTGGCGTCAGGAAGGCCAACCCGACGAACTGCCCGGACGTGTAGAAACCGATGGCCGTAGCCCGCTCACG is a window from the Pseudomonas brassicacearum genome containing:
- a CDS encoding AraC family transcriptional regulator → MFLTRHLDANAALVSLIEPLATRDGFIPTRLPGVQVLRCSQDIARGPQLYEPSLVIIAQGSKLAYLGPRTLEYGAGHYLIQALPVPFECETYAMPDAPLLGISVAIDRVLLGELVLAMGLMPGRSLAAQTPESMTSAVLDGAMRGCVERLLQCLHDPLECQVMGQARLRELLFAALRGPQADVLRALVEQQGQFARIAAALSHLHAHFTEPLNVETLASCANMSASTFHEHFKRSTLLSPVQYLKRLRLLKAQRLLLSEGLGVAQVAHQVGYQSSSQFSREYKRYFERNPGEERAA
- a CDS encoding NAD(P)-dependent alcohol dehydrogenase, which produces MYTAIGYAAQSPTAPLAPMKFERRSPQADDVAIDILYCGVCHSDIHQARNEWGIAVYPLMPGHEIVGKVTAVGADVTRYKVGDLVGVGCMVDSCRECEACHANLEQYCFEGMTQTYASPDRISGGHTMGGYSNSIVVNEHFVLRIPQGLDPASAAPILCAGITTYSPLKHYGVKAGDKVGVLGMGGLGHMGIKFAKAMGAEVTLFTRSASKADEARRQGADHVIVSTDAEQMAAAAGRFNFLLDTIPVQHDLNPYLNTLHFDGVHILVGLVEPIDPPVHAANLILGRRVLAGSLIGGIAETQEVLDFCAEHNISCDIEMLDIRQINEAYSRMIAGDVKYRFVIDMATLKA
- a CDS encoding IclR family transcriptional regulator translates to MQQDDPKTTKDAAPTGTQTLLRGLGVVQAVASGARDLKEIARLIGTTRSTTHRLASCLVDERYLRVVPQVGYLLGPKLIELGFQAREELPLVSLAGPYLDELSALTGDTVHLAIREGDEVLYLLKNPGRNGPEMRSRVGHRMPLARTGIGKALMLDDAQEQWKRLYEISLPAGGKNQFWPQHQEQSWEQFQQRMVEYVAGGYAFDLEDNEPSIRCVAAPIRDAGKRIVAGISIASTVPYMPLEKMAELIPLVKGVTARLSAELGAKV
- a CDS encoding MFS transporter, with product MQAHTLSAQASLVTPSRKRFFIMVLLFITVVINYLDRSNLSIAAPALTSELGIDPIHVGLIFSAFGWTYAAMQIPGGWLVDRVPPRILYSVALLLWSLATVMLGFAASFIALFVLRMAVGALEAPAYPINSRVVTTWFPERERATAIGFYTSGQFVGLAFLTPVLAWLQHAFGWHMVFVATGAVGILWAVIWYAVYREPRDFKGANAAEIELIREGGGLVDIQADTAKAKAKFSWTDLGIVLTQRKLWGIYLGQFCLNSTLWFFLTWFPTYLVKYRGMDFIKSGLLASLPFLAAFVGVLCSGFFSDWLIRRGATVGFARKLPIIGGLLISTAIIGANFVESTPLVIAFLALAFFGNGLASITWSLVSTLAPARLLGLTGGVFNFIGNLAAIATPIVIGFLASGDSFAPAITYISVLALAGALSYILLVGKVERIEL